Proteins encoded by one window of Colletes latitarsis isolate SP2378_abdomen chromosome 5, iyColLati1, whole genome shotgun sequence:
- the LOC143342240 gene encoding cytochrome b5, which produces MSKTFTKNEVAVTGNSKENTLIILHDKVYNVTNFLNEHPGGEEILLDHAGKDGSDDFDDVGHSKDAFDLMGKYLVGELEESEKTKKTPKMGWTSTYTKPPEKKEEQGMSSTLLIAAVVGFLAILYYVYL; this is translated from the coding sequence ATGAGTAAAACGTTCACGAAGAACGAGGTTGCTGTCACTGGCAACAGCAAGGAGAATACCTTGATAATCCTCCACGACAAGGTATACAACGTCACCAATTTCCTGAACGAGCATCCTGGTGGCGAAGAGATCCTGCTGGATCACGCAGGCAAGGATGGCTCTGACGACTTCGACGACGTCGGCCACTCGAAGGACGCGTTCGATTTGATGGGCAAGTACCTGGTTGGCGAGCTCGAGGAGTCCGAGAAGACCAAAAAGACGCCCAAGATGGGCTGGACGAGCACCTACACGAAACCACCAGAGAAAAAGGAAGAGCAGGGGATGTCATCGACGCTCCTGATAGCCGCTGTCGTCGGTTTCCTAGCCATTTTGTATTACGTGTACTTGTAA